One region of Oncorhynchus mykiss isolate Arlee chromosome 8, USDA_OmykA_1.1, whole genome shotgun sequence genomic DNA includes:
- the LOC110529973 gene encoding polycomb complex protein BMI-1-B isoform X1, with translation MSIGFYNFRTMHRTTKIKITELNPHLMCVLCGGYFIDATTIVECLHSFCKMCIVCYLETSKFCPICDVQIHKTKPLLNIRSDKTLQDIVYRLVPGLFKDEMKRRRDFYVAHPSLDAGNGSNEERGEVADEEKRIIADNEIISLSIEFFHQSKLGNEDGEVKDTKTEMIDKRYLQCPAAMTIMHLRKFLRSKMDIPCTYQIEVMYEDEPLTDYYTLMDIAHIYTWRRNGPLPLKYRVRTGCKKMKMSSPRNGAKTTQHAGGVCYDSGTGGDKHLNNDPEAPSTSSSSLPSPSHRIVHSSSSSLTHFPHLSSIGTSTNGILTKAGPNQLSRTFTPT, from the exons GATTTTACAATTTTAGGACAATGCACAGAACAACAAAAATCAAGATTACTGAGCTGAATCCACATTTGATGTGTGTCTTGTGCGGTGGATATTTTATCGACGCAACCACCATTGTGGAGTGTTTACACTCAT TCTGTAAAATGTGCATTGTTTGTTATCTGGAGACCAGCAAATTCTGTCCAATTTGTGATGTCCAGATTCACAAAACGAAACCCCTTTTGAATATTAG gtcTGACAAGACCCTTCAAGACATTGTTTACAGGTTGGTACCTGGGCTTTTCAAAG ATGAAATGAAACGAAGGAGGGATTTCTATGTTGCACATCCTTCTCTTGATG ctggaaatggaTCAAATGAAGAGCGAGGGGAGGTGGCAGATGAAGAAAAGAGAATAATAGCCGACAATGAGATTATAAGCCTGTCCATTGAATTTTTTCATCAGAGCAA GCTGGGAAATGAGGATGGTGAAGTCAAGGATACGAAGACAGAG ATGATTGACAAGCGATACTTGCAATGTCCAGCAGCCATGACCATAATGCATCTGAGGAAATTCCTTCGAAGTAAAATGGATATTCCATGCACCTATCAG ATAGAAGTTATGTATGAAGATGAACCATTGACGGATTACTACACATTAATGGACATTGCACACATCTACACCTGGAGAAGG AATGGTCCCTTGCCATTGAAATACCGGGTACGAACAGGCTGCAAGAAGATGAAGATGAGCAGCCCAAGAAACGGGGCCAAAACCACACAACATGCTGGAGGAGTATGCTATGACTCTGGGACTGGGGGTGACAAGCATCTGAACAATGACCCCGAAGCTccctccacctcatcctcctctctgcccaGTCCGAGCCACAGAATTGTccactcatcatcatcatcgcttACCCACTTCCCCCACCTCTCCAGCATTGGCACCTCAACAAACGGTATCTTAACAAAAGCGGGTCCAAATCAACTTTCCCGGACATTCACGCCAACATAG
- the LOC110529973 gene encoding polycomb complex protein BMI-1-B isoform X2, giving the protein MHRTTKIKITELNPHLMCVLCGGYFIDATTIVECLHSFCKMCIVCYLETSKFCPICDVQIHKTKPLLNIRSDKTLQDIVYRLVPGLFKDEMKRRRDFYVAHPSLDAGNGSNEERGEVADEEKRIIADNEIISLSIEFFHQSKLGNEDGEVKDTKTEMIDKRYLQCPAAMTIMHLRKFLRSKMDIPCTYQIEVMYEDEPLTDYYTLMDIAHIYTWRRNGPLPLKYRVRTGCKKMKMSSPRNGAKTTQHAGGVCYDSGTGGDKHLNNDPEAPSTSSSSLPSPSHRIVHSSSSSLTHFPHLSSIGTSTNGILTKAGPNQLSRTFTPT; this is encoded by the exons ATGCACAGAACAACAAAAATCAAGATTACTGAGCTGAATCCACATTTGATGTGTGTCTTGTGCGGTGGATATTTTATCGACGCAACCACCATTGTGGAGTGTTTACACTCAT TCTGTAAAATGTGCATTGTTTGTTATCTGGAGACCAGCAAATTCTGTCCAATTTGTGATGTCCAGATTCACAAAACGAAACCCCTTTTGAATATTAG gtcTGACAAGACCCTTCAAGACATTGTTTACAGGTTGGTACCTGGGCTTTTCAAAG ATGAAATGAAACGAAGGAGGGATTTCTATGTTGCACATCCTTCTCTTGATG ctggaaatggaTCAAATGAAGAGCGAGGGGAGGTGGCAGATGAAGAAAAGAGAATAATAGCCGACAATGAGATTATAAGCCTGTCCATTGAATTTTTTCATCAGAGCAA GCTGGGAAATGAGGATGGTGAAGTCAAGGATACGAAGACAGAG ATGATTGACAAGCGATACTTGCAATGTCCAGCAGCCATGACCATAATGCATCTGAGGAAATTCCTTCGAAGTAAAATGGATATTCCATGCACCTATCAG ATAGAAGTTATGTATGAAGATGAACCATTGACGGATTACTACACATTAATGGACATTGCACACATCTACACCTGGAGAAGG AATGGTCCCTTGCCATTGAAATACCGGGTACGAACAGGCTGCAAGAAGATGAAGATGAGCAGCCCAAGAAACGGGGCCAAAACCACACAACATGCTGGAGGAGTATGCTATGACTCTGGGACTGGGGGTGACAAGCATCTGAACAATGACCCCGAAGCTccctccacctcatcctcctctctgcccaGTCCGAGCCACAGAATTGTccactcatcatcatcatcgcttACCCACTTCCCCCACCTCTCCAGCATTGGCACCTCAACAAACGGTATCTTAACAAAAGCGGGTCCAAATCAACTTTCCCGGACATTCACGCCAACATAG